The Paramisgurnus dabryanus chromosome 1, PD_genome_1.1, whole genome shotgun sequence genome includes a window with the following:
- the fbxo11b gene encoding F-box only protein 11 isoform X2, which yields MNSVRASSRRPRRVSRPRPVQPERNNAERDEDIPADMVAEESGPGAQNSPYQLRRKSLLPKRTVCPAKSSMEGASTSATENFGHRAKRARVSGKSQDLPAAPAEQYLQEKLPDEVVLKIFSYLLEQDLCQAACVCKRFSELANDPILWKRLYMEVFEYTRPMMHPEPGKFYQINPEEYEQPNPWKESFQQLYKGAHVKPGFAEHFYSNPARYKGRENMLYYDTIEDALGGVQEAHFDGLIFVHSGIYTDEWIYIESPITMIGAASGKVADKVVIENTRDSTFVFMEGSEDAYVGYMTIRFNPDDKSAQHHNAHHCLEITVNCSPNIDYCVIRSTCTVGSAVCVSGQGAGPTIKHCNISDCENVGLYITDHAQGIYEDNEISNNALAGIWVKNHGNPIIRRNHIHHGRDVGVFTFDHGMGYFESCNIHRNRIAGFEVKAYANPTVVRCEIHHGQTGGIYVHEKGRGQFIENKIYANNFAGVWITSNSDPTIRGNAIFNGNQGGVYIFGDGRGLIEGNDIYGNALAGIQIRTNSCPIVRHNKIHDGQHGGIYVHEKGQGVIEENEVYSNTLAGVWVTTGSTPVLRRNRIHSGKQVGVYFYDNGHGVLEDNDIYNHMYSGVQIRTGSNPKIRRNKIWGGQNGGILVYNSGLGFIEDNEIFDNAMAGVWIKTDSNPTLRRNKIHDGRDGGICIFNGGRGLLEENDIFRNAQAGVLISTNSHPVLRKNRIFDGFAAGIEITNHATATLEGNQIFNNRFGGLFLASGVNVTMKDNKIMNNQDAIEKAVSRGQCLYKISSYTSYPMHDFYRCHTCNTTDRNAICVNCIKKCHQGHDVEFIRHDRFFCDCGAGTLSNPCTLAGEPTHDTDTLYDSAPPIESNTLQHN from the exons ATGAACTCCGTCAGAGCGAGCAGCAGGAGACCCAGGCGAGTGTCGAGGCCGCGCCCGGTGCAGCCGGAAAGAAACAACGCAGAAAGAG ATGAGGATATCCCTGCAGATATGGTTGCAGAAGAATCCGGTCCAGGAGCTCAAAATAGTCCATACCAACTCCGCAGAAAGTCCCTGTTGCCTAAAAGAACCGTGTGCCCTGCAAAAAGCAGTATGGAG GGAGCCTCCACTTCAGCCACAGAAAATTTCGGTCACAGAGCTAAACGTGCAAGAGTGTCAGGGAAATCACAAGACCTTCCAG CCGCCCCTGCAGAACAGTATCTTCAAGAGAAGCTTCCAGATGAAGTTGTCCTAAAGATCTTCTCATACCTGCTGGAGCAGGACCTGTGCCAGGCTGCCTGCGTATGCAAGCGATTCAGTGAGCTCGCAAATGACCCCATTCTCTG GAAGAGACTGTACATGGAGGTGTTTGAGTACACAAGACCCATGATGCATCCGGAGCCGGGGAAGTTTTACCAAATTAACCCAGAAGAGTATGAGCAGCCTAACCCGTGGAAGGAGAGCTTTCAGCAGTTG tataaAGGAGCACATGTAAAGCCTGGTTTTGCTGAGCACTTTTATAGCAATCCTGCCAGATACAAAGGCAGAGAGAATATGTTG TATTATGACACCATTGAGGATGCACTAGGAGGGGTGCAGGAAGCCCATTTCGATGGCCTGATATTTGTCCATTCTGGCATTTACACAGATGAATGGATCTACATTGAGTCCCCCATCACAATGATTGGTGCAG cctCGGGGAAGGTAGCTGACAAGGTTGTCATTGAAAACACTAGAGATTCAACGTTTGTGTTTATGGAGGGATCTGAAGATGCATATGTGGGCTACATGACCATCAGA TTCAACCCTGATGACAAATCAGCTCAGCATCACAATGCTCATCACTGTTTGGAGATCACGGTTAACTGCAGTCCCAACATTGACTACTGTGTTATCCGCAGCACCTGCACAG TGGGATCGGCTGTATGCGTAAGCGGTCAGGGTGCTGGTCCTACCATCAAACACTGCAACATCAGCGATTGTGAAAACGTTGGGTTGTACATTACTGATCACGCACAG GGTATTTATGAAGATAATGAAATCTCAAACAATGCGCTTGCGGGTATCTGGGTAAAAAACCACGGTAATCCTATAATCAGACGTAATCATATCCACCACGGCAGAGACGTGGGAGTGTTTACCTTTGACCATGGCATG GGCTACTTTGAGAGCTGTAATATTCACAGAAACAGAATTGCAGGGTTTGAGGTGAAAGCATACGCTAACCCCACTGTGGTACGCTGTGAGATCCACCACGGCCAAACGGGGGGCATCTACGTGCATGAAAAGGGCAGAGGGCAGTTcatagaaaataaaatatatgccAATAATTTTGCCGGTGTGTGGATCACCTCAAACAGTGATCCGACTATAAG GGGAAATGCCATCTTCAATGGAAACCAAGGAGGCGTTTACATATTTGGTGATGGGAGGGGCCTCATTGAGGGAAATGATATTTATGGAAATGCCCTGGCTGGCATTCAGATCAGAACGAACAGCTGTCCTATCGTGAGACACAACAAGATCCATGATGGGCAGCATGGAGGGATTTATGTG CATGAAAAGGGCCAGGGTGTAATAGAGGAGAATGAGGTGTACAGCAATACTCTGGCAGGTGTTTGGGTCACAACAGGAAGCACGCCAGTGCTCAGAAGGAACCGGATACACAGCGGCAAACAG GTTGGGGTGTATTTCTACGACAATGGACATGGAGTACTGGAGGATAATGATATTTACAATCACATGTACTCTGGAGTCCAGATCAG AACTGGAAGCAATCCAAAAATCAGAAGAAATAAAATTTGGGGTGGGCAAAATGGAGGCATCCTTGTTTACAACTCTG GGCTGGGTTTCATTGAAGACAATGAGATCTTTGATAATGCCATGGCGGGGGTATGGATTAAGACGGACAGCAACCCCACGCTACGCAGAAATAAGATCCATGACGGTCGAGATGGAGGCATTTGCATTTTCAACGGTGGAAGGG GGTTATTGGAAGAGAATGACATCTTCAGGAATGCACAGGCTGGTGTTCTCATCAGCACAAACAGTCACCCGGTGCTGCGAAAGAACCGGATATTTGATGGCTTTGCTGCAG GCATTGAAATCACAAACCATGCCACTGCAACCCTGGAAGGCAATCAAATATTCAACAATAGATTTGGAGGTTTATTTCTAGCCTCTGGTGTCAACGTTACGATGAAAG ATAATAAAATTATGAACAATCAGGATGCCATAGAAAAGGCTGTAAGCAGAGGTCAGTGCCTGTACAAGATTTCCAGTTACACCAGCTATCCCATGCACGATTTCTACAG ATGTCACACCTGTAACACAACAGACCGAAATGCAATTTGTGTGAATTGTATTAAGAAGTGCCACCAAGGGCATGATGTGGAGTTTATACGGCATGATAG GTTTTTTTGTGACTGTGGCGCAGGTACATTGTCCAATCCTTGCACATTGGCCGGAGAGCCGACCCACGACACGGACACTCTTTATGACTCTGCACCTCCCATAGAATCCAATACGTTACAGCACAACTGA
- the fbxo11b gene encoding F-box only protein 11 isoform X1, whose protein sequence is MNSVRASSRRPRRVSRPRPVQPERNNAERDEDIPADMVAEESGPGAQNSPYQLRRKSLLPKRTVCPAKSSMEGASTSATENFGHRAKRARVSGKSQDLPAAPAEQYLQEKLPDEVVLKIFSYLLEQDLCQAACVCKRFSELANDPILWKRLYMEVFEYTRPMMHPEPGKFYQINPEEYEQPNPWKESFQQLYKGAHVKPGFAEHFYSNPARYKGRENMLYYDTIEDALGGVQEAHFDGLIFVHSGIYTDEWIYIESPITMIGAASGKVADKVVIENTRDSTFVFMEGSEDAYVGYMTIRFNPDDKSAQHHNAHHCLEITVNCSPNIDYCVIRSTCTVGSAVCVSGQGAGPTIKHCNISDCENVGLYITDHAQGIYEDNEISNNALAGIWVKNHGNPIIRRNHIHHGRDVGVFTFDHGMGYFESCNIHRNRIAGFEVKAYANPTVVRCEIHHGQTGGIYVHEKGRGQFIENKIYANNFAGVWITSNSDPTIRGNAIFNGNQGGVYIFGDGRGLIEGNDIYGNALAGIQIRTNSCPIVRHNKIHDGQHGGIYVHEKGQGVIEENEVYSNTLAGVWVTTGSTPVLRRNRIHSGKQVGVYFYDNGHGVLEDNDIYNHMYSGVQIRTGSNPKIRRNKIWGGQNGGILVYNSGLGFIEDNEIFDNAMAGVWIKTDSNPTLRRNKIHDGRDGGICIFNGGRGKNGEEDLSLLMGNTGNPTKAEGLLEENDIFRNAQAGVLISTNSHPVLRKNRIFDGFAAGIEITNHATATLEGNQIFNNRFGGLFLASGVNVTMKDNKIMNNQDAIEKAVSRGQCLYKISSYTSYPMHDFYRCHTCNTTDRNAICVNCIKKCHQGHDVEFIRHDRFFCDCGAGTLSNPCTLAGEPTHDTDTLYDSAPPIESNTLQHN, encoded by the exons ATGAACTCCGTCAGAGCGAGCAGCAGGAGACCCAGGCGAGTGTCGAGGCCGCGCCCGGTGCAGCCGGAAAGAAACAACGCAGAAAGAG ATGAGGATATCCCTGCAGATATGGTTGCAGAAGAATCCGGTCCAGGAGCTCAAAATAGTCCATACCAACTCCGCAGAAAGTCCCTGTTGCCTAAAAGAACCGTGTGCCCTGCAAAAAGCAGTATGGAG GGAGCCTCCACTTCAGCCACAGAAAATTTCGGTCACAGAGCTAAACGTGCAAGAGTGTCAGGGAAATCACAAGACCTTCCAG CCGCCCCTGCAGAACAGTATCTTCAAGAGAAGCTTCCAGATGAAGTTGTCCTAAAGATCTTCTCATACCTGCTGGAGCAGGACCTGTGCCAGGCTGCCTGCGTATGCAAGCGATTCAGTGAGCTCGCAAATGACCCCATTCTCTG GAAGAGACTGTACATGGAGGTGTTTGAGTACACAAGACCCATGATGCATCCGGAGCCGGGGAAGTTTTACCAAATTAACCCAGAAGAGTATGAGCAGCCTAACCCGTGGAAGGAGAGCTTTCAGCAGTTG tataaAGGAGCACATGTAAAGCCTGGTTTTGCTGAGCACTTTTATAGCAATCCTGCCAGATACAAAGGCAGAGAGAATATGTTG TATTATGACACCATTGAGGATGCACTAGGAGGGGTGCAGGAAGCCCATTTCGATGGCCTGATATTTGTCCATTCTGGCATTTACACAGATGAATGGATCTACATTGAGTCCCCCATCACAATGATTGGTGCAG cctCGGGGAAGGTAGCTGACAAGGTTGTCATTGAAAACACTAGAGATTCAACGTTTGTGTTTATGGAGGGATCTGAAGATGCATATGTGGGCTACATGACCATCAGA TTCAACCCTGATGACAAATCAGCTCAGCATCACAATGCTCATCACTGTTTGGAGATCACGGTTAACTGCAGTCCCAACATTGACTACTGTGTTATCCGCAGCACCTGCACAG TGGGATCGGCTGTATGCGTAAGCGGTCAGGGTGCTGGTCCTACCATCAAACACTGCAACATCAGCGATTGTGAAAACGTTGGGTTGTACATTACTGATCACGCACAG GGTATTTATGAAGATAATGAAATCTCAAACAATGCGCTTGCGGGTATCTGGGTAAAAAACCACGGTAATCCTATAATCAGACGTAATCATATCCACCACGGCAGAGACGTGGGAGTGTTTACCTTTGACCATGGCATG GGCTACTTTGAGAGCTGTAATATTCACAGAAACAGAATTGCAGGGTTTGAGGTGAAAGCATACGCTAACCCCACTGTGGTACGCTGTGAGATCCACCACGGCCAAACGGGGGGCATCTACGTGCATGAAAAGGGCAGAGGGCAGTTcatagaaaataaaatatatgccAATAATTTTGCCGGTGTGTGGATCACCTCAAACAGTGATCCGACTATAAG GGGAAATGCCATCTTCAATGGAAACCAAGGAGGCGTTTACATATTTGGTGATGGGAGGGGCCTCATTGAGGGAAATGATATTTATGGAAATGCCCTGGCTGGCATTCAGATCAGAACGAACAGCTGTCCTATCGTGAGACACAACAAGATCCATGATGGGCAGCATGGAGGGATTTATGTG CATGAAAAGGGCCAGGGTGTAATAGAGGAGAATGAGGTGTACAGCAATACTCTGGCAGGTGTTTGGGTCACAACAGGAAGCACGCCAGTGCTCAGAAGGAACCGGATACACAGCGGCAAACAG GTTGGGGTGTATTTCTACGACAATGGACATGGAGTACTGGAGGATAATGATATTTACAATCACATGTACTCTGGAGTCCAGATCAG AACTGGAAGCAATCCAAAAATCAGAAGAAATAAAATTTGGGGTGGGCAAAATGGAGGCATCCTTGTTTACAACTCTG GGCTGGGTTTCATTGAAGACAATGAGATCTTTGATAATGCCATGGCGGGGGTATGGATTAAGACGGACAGCAACCCCACGCTACGCAGAAATAAGATCCATGACGGTCGAGATGGAGGCATTTGCATTTTCAACGGTGGAAGGGGTAAGAATGGAGAGGAAGATCTCTCTCTGCTTATGGGTAACACAGGAAATCCTACAAAAGCTGAAG GGTTATTGGAAGAGAATGACATCTTCAGGAATGCACAGGCTGGTGTTCTCATCAGCACAAACAGTCACCCGGTGCTGCGAAAGAACCGGATATTTGATGGCTTTGCTGCAG GCATTGAAATCACAAACCATGCCACTGCAACCCTGGAAGGCAATCAAATATTCAACAATAGATTTGGAGGTTTATTTCTAGCCTCTGGTGTCAACGTTACGATGAAAG ATAATAAAATTATGAACAATCAGGATGCCATAGAAAAGGCTGTAAGCAGAGGTCAGTGCCTGTACAAGATTTCCAGTTACACCAGCTATCCCATGCACGATTTCTACAG ATGTCACACCTGTAACACAACAGACCGAAATGCAATTTGTGTGAATTGTATTAAGAAGTGCCACCAAGGGCATGATGTGGAGTTTATACGGCATGATAG GTTTTTTTGTGACTGTGGCGCAGGTACATTGTCCAATCCTTGCACATTGGCCGGAGAGCCGACCCACGACACGGACACTCTTTATGACTCTGCACCTCCCATAGAATCCAATACGTTACAGCACAACTGA
- the fbxo11b gene encoding F-box only protein 11 isoform X3 encodes MVAEESGPGAQNSPYQLRRKSLLPKRTVCPAKSSMEGASTSATENFGHRAKRARVSGKSQDLPAAPAEQYLQEKLPDEVVLKIFSYLLEQDLCQAACVCKRFSELANDPILWKRLYMEVFEYTRPMMHPEPGKFYQINPEEYEQPNPWKESFQQLYKGAHVKPGFAEHFYSNPARYKGRENMLYYDTIEDALGGVQEAHFDGLIFVHSGIYTDEWIYIESPITMIGAASGKVADKVVIENTRDSTFVFMEGSEDAYVGYMTIRFNPDDKSAQHHNAHHCLEITVNCSPNIDYCVIRSTCTVGSAVCVSGQGAGPTIKHCNISDCENVGLYITDHAQGIYEDNEISNNALAGIWVKNHGNPIIRRNHIHHGRDVGVFTFDHGMGYFESCNIHRNRIAGFEVKAYANPTVVRCEIHHGQTGGIYVHEKGRGQFIENKIYANNFAGVWITSNSDPTIRGNAIFNGNQGGVYIFGDGRGLIEGNDIYGNALAGIQIRTNSCPIVRHNKIHDGQHGGIYVHEKGQGVIEENEVYSNTLAGVWVTTGSTPVLRRNRIHSGKQVGVYFYDNGHGVLEDNDIYNHMYSGVQIRTGSNPKIRRNKIWGGQNGGILVYNSGLGFIEDNEIFDNAMAGVWIKTDSNPTLRRNKIHDGRDGGICIFNGGRGKNGEEDLSLLMGNTGNPTKAEGLLEENDIFRNAQAGVLISTNSHPVLRKNRIFDGFAAGIEITNHATATLEGNQIFNNRFGGLFLASGVNVTMKDNKIMNNQDAIEKAVSRGQCLYKISSYTSYPMHDFYRCHTCNTTDRNAICVNCIKKCHQGHDVEFIRHDRFFCDCGAGTLSNPCTLAGEPTHDTDTLYDSAPPIESNTLQHN; translated from the exons ATGGTTGCAGAAGAATCCGGTCCAGGAGCTCAAAATAGTCCATACCAACTCCGCAGAAAGTCCCTGTTGCCTAAAAGAACCGTGTGCCCTGCAAAAAGCAGTATGGAG GGAGCCTCCACTTCAGCCACAGAAAATTTCGGTCACAGAGCTAAACGTGCAAGAGTGTCAGGGAAATCACAAGACCTTCCAG CCGCCCCTGCAGAACAGTATCTTCAAGAGAAGCTTCCAGATGAAGTTGTCCTAAAGATCTTCTCATACCTGCTGGAGCAGGACCTGTGCCAGGCTGCCTGCGTATGCAAGCGATTCAGTGAGCTCGCAAATGACCCCATTCTCTG GAAGAGACTGTACATGGAGGTGTTTGAGTACACAAGACCCATGATGCATCCGGAGCCGGGGAAGTTTTACCAAATTAACCCAGAAGAGTATGAGCAGCCTAACCCGTGGAAGGAGAGCTTTCAGCAGTTG tataaAGGAGCACATGTAAAGCCTGGTTTTGCTGAGCACTTTTATAGCAATCCTGCCAGATACAAAGGCAGAGAGAATATGTTG TATTATGACACCATTGAGGATGCACTAGGAGGGGTGCAGGAAGCCCATTTCGATGGCCTGATATTTGTCCATTCTGGCATTTACACAGATGAATGGATCTACATTGAGTCCCCCATCACAATGATTGGTGCAG cctCGGGGAAGGTAGCTGACAAGGTTGTCATTGAAAACACTAGAGATTCAACGTTTGTGTTTATGGAGGGATCTGAAGATGCATATGTGGGCTACATGACCATCAGA TTCAACCCTGATGACAAATCAGCTCAGCATCACAATGCTCATCACTGTTTGGAGATCACGGTTAACTGCAGTCCCAACATTGACTACTGTGTTATCCGCAGCACCTGCACAG TGGGATCGGCTGTATGCGTAAGCGGTCAGGGTGCTGGTCCTACCATCAAACACTGCAACATCAGCGATTGTGAAAACGTTGGGTTGTACATTACTGATCACGCACAG GGTATTTATGAAGATAATGAAATCTCAAACAATGCGCTTGCGGGTATCTGGGTAAAAAACCACGGTAATCCTATAATCAGACGTAATCATATCCACCACGGCAGAGACGTGGGAGTGTTTACCTTTGACCATGGCATG GGCTACTTTGAGAGCTGTAATATTCACAGAAACAGAATTGCAGGGTTTGAGGTGAAAGCATACGCTAACCCCACTGTGGTACGCTGTGAGATCCACCACGGCCAAACGGGGGGCATCTACGTGCATGAAAAGGGCAGAGGGCAGTTcatagaaaataaaatatatgccAATAATTTTGCCGGTGTGTGGATCACCTCAAACAGTGATCCGACTATAAG GGGAAATGCCATCTTCAATGGAAACCAAGGAGGCGTTTACATATTTGGTGATGGGAGGGGCCTCATTGAGGGAAATGATATTTATGGAAATGCCCTGGCTGGCATTCAGATCAGAACGAACAGCTGTCCTATCGTGAGACACAACAAGATCCATGATGGGCAGCATGGAGGGATTTATGTG CATGAAAAGGGCCAGGGTGTAATAGAGGAGAATGAGGTGTACAGCAATACTCTGGCAGGTGTTTGGGTCACAACAGGAAGCACGCCAGTGCTCAGAAGGAACCGGATACACAGCGGCAAACAG GTTGGGGTGTATTTCTACGACAATGGACATGGAGTACTGGAGGATAATGATATTTACAATCACATGTACTCTGGAGTCCAGATCAG AACTGGAAGCAATCCAAAAATCAGAAGAAATAAAATTTGGGGTGGGCAAAATGGAGGCATCCTTGTTTACAACTCTG GGCTGGGTTTCATTGAAGACAATGAGATCTTTGATAATGCCATGGCGGGGGTATGGATTAAGACGGACAGCAACCCCACGCTACGCAGAAATAAGATCCATGACGGTCGAGATGGAGGCATTTGCATTTTCAACGGTGGAAGGGGTAAGAATGGAGAGGAAGATCTCTCTCTGCTTATGGGTAACACAGGAAATCCTACAAAAGCTGAAG GGTTATTGGAAGAGAATGACATCTTCAGGAATGCACAGGCTGGTGTTCTCATCAGCACAAACAGTCACCCGGTGCTGCGAAAGAACCGGATATTTGATGGCTTTGCTGCAG GCATTGAAATCACAAACCATGCCACTGCAACCCTGGAAGGCAATCAAATATTCAACAATAGATTTGGAGGTTTATTTCTAGCCTCTGGTGTCAACGTTACGATGAAAG ATAATAAAATTATGAACAATCAGGATGCCATAGAAAAGGCTGTAAGCAGAGGTCAGTGCCTGTACAAGATTTCCAGTTACACCAGCTATCCCATGCACGATTTCTACAG ATGTCACACCTGTAACACAACAGACCGAAATGCAATTTGTGTGAATTGTATTAAGAAGTGCCACCAAGGGCATGATGTGGAGTTTATACGGCATGATAG GTTTTTTTGTGACTGTGGCGCAGGTACATTGTCCAATCCTTGCACATTGGCCGGAGAGCCGACCCACGACACGGACACTCTTTATGACTCTGCACCTCCCATAGAATCCAATACGTTACAGCACAACTGA